From a region of the Kwoniella mangroviensis CBS 8507 chromosome 1 map unlocalized Ctg01, whole genome shotgun sequence genome:
- a CDS encoding urea carboxylase gives MVLIIDSFQRIRKVLIANRGEIACRIIRSCKELGLTSIAIYSKADRSSAHVRSADEAWLLPGNDQTAYITEEDVLDIARKSGAHAVIPGYGFLSENDGFAEKVEAAGLTWVGPSSEVITKFGLKHTARELAVQAGVPVISGTDLLNSAEEALVAASKIGYPVMLKATAGGGGMGLQICWNESEIEAAFHSVHARGATLFKNTAMFMEKYVAKSRHVEVQVFGNGLGGAVHFGERECSIQRRHQKVVEECPSPFVHSRPEMRERLTSCAVSLASNVCYGSAGTVEFLVDDTDGSFYFLEMNTRLQVEHGITEMCYNVDLVSLMLQQAEMQARGKGGLEVTALKALQKDSPTGFAIEARVYAEVPSRNFAPSPGLLQHVEWYEADGVRVDTWIQSGTNISPFYDPMIAKVIVWDRDSHDQATDKMLATLTQSKVQGCPTNFQYLAAIVGSNAFRIGDTTTAFLTSDHFKFSPTTLDVISGGAYTTVQDLPARKGVGNGVPESGPMDSVSFRVANLLVGNGENREALEVTLVGPELLFHAPAIVAVTGGVVDVSIDGEKVDMYTSLLVPAGKKMKLGMVSSGCRSYIAIRGGFPTIPVYLGSKSTTTTLKLGGVQGRHLLPNDSLDLNPQTEEWAEHYKPITIPQIARLDSLWKTKWELYTMPGPHDEPDFTTEKDRQTLYETEWKISHNASRSGYRLKGPRLQWSREDGGEGGSHPANVIDEPYSYGGLNWNGDDPVILPVDAPMAGGLAITNTIVRGDFWRLGQCRPGDSIRFKRISWNSALLLRRRTEEYVSQIKRFINGQISSEELKTINVDLPEDWDETILHHTPADPVKKTIEVKYRQAGDCHIHVTYGPMIANVLTRVHIQHRLNKIDSGEVKGVVAVIGCARSYNVQFDPLVTTQKEMLARLIALEEELESASHSPLPSRLFRFPILLDDPLSKKAIQDYMATVRDSAVYLPDNMEYIAKANGVKDRDTALKSIVTCPQLVVGVSFLAGLPFMLPLDPRLIYVAQKYNPVRAFTAEGTVGLGGPLTVIYPMESPGGYQLWGRTLSTWDPHAAKPGFDHPWLLREFDQIQFYEVTSDEFDEVYEQFKTGRLDFDVEETTFDPASYEKFIDSIADEAAEFVKNRNLATKAATQEENRLVQVWREKQAQNTAEGGEEDGSEKEGVNVIAPMTSSVWKINVNLGDTIKDGQVVAVLEAMKMEIAVRADASMDGKVVKKIVSPPGTVLDPGQLVISLAA, from the exons ATGGTGCTCATCATCGACTCGTTTCAGCGTATACGCAAAGTACTTATCGCCAACAGAGGTGAAATAGCCTGTCGTATAATCAGATCATGCAAGGAACTGGGCTTGACGAGTATAGCAATCTACTCGAAAGCGGATAGATCAAGTGCCCATGTTAGGTCAGCAGACGAGGCTTGGCTACTTCCTGGCAATGACCAGACCGCTTATATAACGGAGGAGGATGTTCTGGATATCGCAAGGAAAAGCGGTGCTCATGCGGTAATTCCGGGATATG GGTTCCTATCTGAGAACGATGGGTTTGCCGAGAAAGTAGAAGCAGCCGGTTTGACATGGGTCGGACCCTCTTCTGAAGTGATTACGAAGTTCGGTTTGAAGCATACTGCACGTGAACTAGCTGTACAGGCGGGA GTACCTGTCATCTCCGGTACCGATCTGCTCAACTCAGCGGAAGAAGCCTTGGTAGCAGCTAGCAAAATAGGCTATCCA GTCATGCTGAAAGCGacagcaggtggaggaggtatggGTTTGCAGATATGCTGGAATGAATCTGAGATCGAAGCTGCGTTTCATTCGGTCCACGCCAGAGGTGCAACTCTGTTCAAGAATACTGCCATGTTTATGGAAAAATACGTTGCCAAAAGTCGTCACGTTGAAGTGCAGGTATTCGGGAATGGACTGGGAGGAGCCGTTCATTTTGGTGAAAGGGAATGCAGTATCCAGAGGCGACATCAAAAGGTGGTCGAAGAATGCCCTTCCCCTTTTGTCCACAGCAGACCAG AAATGCGAGAACGTTTGACCAGCTGTGCGGTATCGCTGGCGAGTAACGTATGTTATGGTAGTGCAGGTACAGTAGA ATTCTTGGTTGACGACACGGACGGATCATTCTACTTTttggagatgaa CACCCGATTACAGGTTGAGCATGGGATCACGGAAATGTGCTACAATGTCGATCTCGTCTCGCTCATGCTGCAACAGGCTGAAATGCAGGCCAGAGGCAAAGGCGGATTAGAGGTAACCGCCTTAAAAGCGTTACAGAAAGACAGCCCTACTGGTTTCGCCATTGAAGCCAGAGTATACGCGGAGGTGCCCTCGAGAAACTTTGCTCCTTCGCCTGGTCTGCTACAGCATGTAGAATGGTATGAAGCCGATGGTGTCAGAGTCGACACCTGGATCCAGTCGGGAACCAACATATCCCCATTTTACGATCCAATGATCGCCAAAGTCATCGTGTGGGATCGAGATTCGCATGATCAAGCTACCGACAAGATGTTAGCGACGCTCACCCAATCGAAAGTCCAAGGCTGTCCAACCAACTTCCAATATCTCGCTGCTATCGTTGGCTCGAACGCGTTCAGAATCGGAGATACCACCACTGCATTCTTGACCAGCGATCACTTCAAGTTCTCTCCTACGACATTGGATGTCATCTCAGGTGGAGCTTATACGACCGTCCAGGATCTACCAGCCAGGAAGGGTGTCGGAAATGGTGTACCTGAAAGTGGTCCAATGGATTCTGTCTCATTCCGAGTCGCCAACCTTCTTGTGGGTAATGGCGAGAATCGGGAAGCTTTAGAAGTTACTCTTGTAGGGCCAGAACTACTCTTCCATGCACCTGCCATTGTGGCTGTCACTGGAGGTGTGGTGGACGTCTCGATTGATGGGGAGAAGGTCGATATGTACACCTCACTACTGGTACCTGCGGGCAAGAAAATGAAATTGGGTATGGTATCTTCCGGATGTCGAAGTTACATCGCGATCAGAGGTGGCTTCCCTACAATCCCTGTATATCTAGGATCCAAATCGACAACTACGACACTCAAATTGGGAGGTGTACAGGGGAGACACCTGCTTCCCAACGACAGTTTGGACTTGAATCCTCAGACAGAAGAATGGGCTGAGCATTACAAGCCGATCACAATCCCTCAAATCGCCCGATTGGACAGTCTGTGGAAGACCAAATGGGAGCTTTATACGATGCCTGGGCCGCATGACGAGCCAGACTTCACGACCGAAAAAG ATCGACAGACACTTTATGAGACAGAATGGAAAATCTCCCACAATGCGTCTCGGTCTGGGTATCGTCTCAAGGGACCAAGACTTCAGTGGTcaagagaagatggtggagaaggtggaagtcATCCCGCAAACGTTATCGACGAGCCTTACTCGTATGGTGGGCTAAACTGGAACGGTGACGATCCAGTCATTCTCCCAGTG GATGCACCGATGGCTGGAGGTCTCGCTATTACCAATACAATTGTCCGTGGCGATTTCTGGCGACTCGGGCAATGTCGACCCGGCGATTCGATCCGATTCAAAAGGATATCTTGGAACTCTGCTCTTCTCCTCCGACGCAGAACGGAAGAATACGTGTCACAGATCAAGAGATTCATCAACGGCCAAATATCTTCTGAAGAATTGAAGACCATCAATGTGGACCTTCCGgaggattgggatgagaCGATATTACATCATACACCTGCAGATCCCGTCAAAAAGACGATTGAAGTCAAATACAGACAA GCCGGCGATTGTCACATACACGTAACCTACGGTCCAATGATCGCCAACGTTCTCACCAGAGTTCACATACAGCATCGACTGAATAAAATTGATTCTGGAGAGGTCAAAGGTGTAGTTGCCGTGATCGGATGCGCACGAT CCTACAACGTCCAGTTCGATCCTCTTGTCACTACCCAGAAAGAAATGCTTGCCCGTCTGATCGCtctcgaagaggaattggaaagtgCTTCTCACTCCCCTCTACCCAGTCGACTGTTCAGATTCCCTATTCTGTTGGACGATCCGCTCTCGAAGAAGGCTATACAGGATTACATGGCCACCGTCCGTGACTCAGCGGTGTACTTGCCCGATAACATGGAATACATCGCTAAAGCGAATGGCGTCAAGGATAGAGACACAGCCTTGAAATCCATCGTCACCTGCCCTCAGCTCGTAGTTGGTGTCAGCTTCTTAGCGGGACTACCGTTCATGCTGCCACTCGATCCTCGTTTGATCTATGTCGCTCAAAAGTACAATCCTGTACGGGCCTTCACTGCGGAAGGTACCGTGGGTCTAGGTGGACCTCTGACAGTCATTTATCCGATGGAATCCCCGGGTGGATATCAGCTGTGGGGCAGAACGTTGTCTACATGGGATCCACATGCTGCCAAACCAGGGTTCGACCACCCATGGCTGTTACGGGAATTCGATCAAATCCAGTTCTACGAGGTGACGTCTGATGAGTTTGACGAGGTATATGAGCAGTTCAAAACGGGTCGTCTGGactttgatgttgaagagacGACTTTCGATCCTGCTTCTTATGAGAAGTTTATAGATTCCATCGCCGACGAGGCTGCAGAGTTTGTCAAGAATAGAAACCTAGCTACGAAAGCTGCCACTCAAGAAGAGAACCGATTAGTGCAAGTCTGGAGAGAAAAGCAGGCTCAGAATACCGCTGAGGGCGGGGAGGAGGACGGTTCCGAGA aagaaggtgtgaATGTGATTGCACCGATGACTTCGAGTGTGTGGAAGATCAACGTGAATCTTGGAGATACAATAAAAGATGGCCAAGTGGTGGCTGTCTTGGAAGctatgaagatggaaatcg CGGTACGAGCGGATGCAAGTatggatgggaaagtagtCAAGAAGATCGTATCACCTCCAGGGACTGTATTGGATCCTGGTCAACTCGTCATATCGCTGGCCGCGTAG
- a CDS encoding GTP-binding nuclear protein GSP1/Ran, with protein sequence MENQATFKLVLCGDGGTTTFVKRHLTGEFEKKYIATLGVEVHPLTFHTNFGTICFNVWDTAGQEKFGGLRDGYYIQGQCGIIMFDVTSRITYKNVPNWHRDLERVCENIPIVLCGNKVDVKERKVKTGNVTFHRKKNLQYFEISAKSNYNFEKPFLWLARKLVGNQSLEFVAAPALAPPEVQVDQALIAKYEEELKQAANAPLPDEDDADL encoded by the exons ATGGAGAACCAAGCTACTTTCAAATTGGTCTTATGTGGAGATGGTGGTACC ACCACCTTCGTCAAGCGACATTTGACTG GTGAATTCGAGAAAAAGTACATCG CCACCCTCGGTGTTGAGGTTCACCCTCTGACTTTCCACACCAACTTCGGTACCATCTGTTTCAACGTGTGGGATACCGCCGGTCAAGAGAAGTTTGGTGGTCTCCGTGACGGATACTACATCCAAGGTCAATGTGGTATCATTATGTTCGATGTTACCTCTCGTATCACTTACAAGAACGTCCCCAACTGGCACCGGGATCTCGAGCGAGTTTGTGAGAACATCCCCATCGTCCTTTGTGGTAACAAGGTCGATGTTAAG GAAAGAAAAGTTAAGACCGGAAATGTCACCTTCCACCGAAAGA AGAACCTCCAATACTTCGAAATTTCTGCTAAATCTAAC TACAACTTCGAGAAGCCTTTCCTTTGGCTCGCCAGAAAATTAGTCGG CAACCAATCCCTCGAATTCGTTGCTGCTCCTGCTCTTGCTCCCCCCGAAGTCCAAGTCGACCAAGCTCTTATCGCCAAATACGAGGAAGAGCTCAAACAAGCTGCCAACGCTCCTTTGCCCGACGAG GACGATGCCGATCTCTAG